A region from the Triticum urartu cultivar G1812 chromosome 1, Tu2.1, whole genome shotgun sequence genome encodes:
- the LOC125523624 gene encoding glutenin, high molecular weight subunit PW212-like isoform X4 — MTKRLVLFAAVVVALVALTASEGEASGQLQCERELQEHSLKTCRQVVDQQLRDVSPECQPVVVGPVARQYEQQVVVPPKGGSFYPGETTPPQQLQQSILWGIPALLRRYYLNVTSPQQVSYYPGQASSQRPGQGQQPGQGQQEYYLTSPQQSGQWQQPGQGQSGYYPTSPQQSGQEQPGYYPTSPWQPGQLQQPTQGQQRQQPGQGQQLRQGQQGQQSGQGQPRYYPTSSQQPGQLQQLGQGQQGQQPERGQQGQQSGQGQQLGQGQQGQQPGQKQQSGQGQQGYYPISPQQLGQGQQSGQGQLGYYPTSPQQSGQGQSGYYPTSAQQAGQLQQSAQEQQLGQEQQDQQPGQGRQGQQSGQRQQDQQSEQGQQPGQRQPGYYSTSPQQLGQGQPRYYPTSPQQPGQEQQPRQLQQPEQGQQGQQPGQGQPGYYPTSPQQSGQGQQLGQWQQSGQGQPGHYLTSPLQPGQGQPGYYPTSPQQIGQGQQLGQLQQPTQGQQGQQSGQGQQGQQPGQGQQGQQPGQGQQGQQPGQGQQPGQGQPGYYPTSLQQSGQGQQPGQWQQPGQGQPGYYPTSSLQPGQGQQGYYPTSQQQAGQGPQPGQWQQSGQGQQGYYPTSPQQSGQGQQPGQWLQLGYYLTSPQQLGQGQQPRQWLQPRQGQQGYYPTSPQQSRQGQQLGQVQQGYYPTSPQQSGQGQQGYDSPYHVSAEHQAASLKVAKAQQLAAQLPAMCRLEGGDALLASQ; from the exons ATGACTAAGCGGTTGGTTCTTTTTGCGGCGGTAGTCGTCGCCCTCGTGGCTCTCACCGCTTCTGAAGGTGAAGCCTCTGGGCAACTACAGTGTGAGCGCGagctccaggagcactcgctTAAGACATGCCGACAGGTCGTAGACCAGCAGCTCCGAGACGTCAGCCCCGAGTGCCAACCCGTCGTCGTCGGCCCGGTCGCGAGACAATACGAGCAGCAAGTCGTGGTGCCGCCCAAGGGTGGATCTTTCTACCCCGGCGAGACCACGCCACCACAGCAACTCCAACAAAGTATACTTTGGGGAATACCTGCACTACTAAGAAGGTATTACCTAAATGTAACTTCTCCGCAACAGGTTTCATACTATCCAGGCCAAGCTTCTTCGCAACGGCCAGGACAAGGTCAGCAGCCAGGACAAGGACAACAAGAATACTACCTAACTTCTCCGCAACAGTCAGGACAATGGCAACAACCGGGACAAGGGCAATCAGGGTACTACCCAACTTCTCCGCAGCAGTCAGGACAAGAGCAACCAGGGTACTATCCAACTTCTCCATGGCAGCCAGGACAATTGCAACAACCAACACAAGGGCAACAAAGACAGCAACCAGGACAAGGGCAGCAACTAAGACAAGGACAACAAGGTCAGCAGTCAGGACAAGGGCAACCAAGATACTATCCAACTTCTTCGCAGCAGCCAGGACAATTGCAACAACTAGGACAAGGCCAACAAGGGCAGCAACCAGAACGAGGGCAACAAGGCCAACAGTCAGGACAAGGGCAACAACTAGGACAAGGGCAACAAGGTCAGCAGCCAGGACAAAAGCAACAATCAGGACAAGGACAACAAGGGTACTACCCAATTTCTCCGCAACAGTTAGGACAAGGGCAACAGTCAGGACAAGGGCAACTAGGGTACTACCCAACTTCTCCGCAGCAGTCAGGACAAGGACAATCAGGATACTACCCAACTTCTGCGCAGCAGGCAGGACAATTGCAACAATCAGCACAAGAGCAGCAATTAGGACAAGAGCAACAAGATCAGCAACCAGGACAAGGGCGACAAGGTCAACAGTCAGGACAAAGGCAACAAGATCAGCAGTCAGAACAAGGACAGCAACCGGGACAAAGGCAGCCAGGGTACTACTCAACTTCTCCGCAACAATTAGGACAAGGGCAACCAAGGTACTACCCAACTTCTCCGCAGCAGCCAGGACAAGAGCAGCAGCCAAGACAATTGCAACAACCAGAACAAGGGCAACAAG GGCAGCAACCGGGACAAGGGCAGCCAGGGTACTACCCAACTTCTCCGCAGCAGTCAGGACAAGGGCAACAGCTAGGACAATGGCAACAGTCAGGACAGGGGCAACCAGGGCACTACCTAACTTCTCCGTTGCAGCCAGGACAAGGGCAACCAGGGTACTACCCAACTTCTCCACAACAGATAGGACAAGGGCAGCAGTTAGGACAATTGCAACAACCAACACAAGGGCAACAAGGGCAGCAATCAGGACAAGGGCAACAAGGTCAACAGCCAGGACAAGGGCAACAAGGTCAGCAGCCAGGACAAGGGCAACAAGGTCAGCAGCCAGGACAAGGGCAGCAACCAGGACAAGGGCAGCCAGGGTACTACCCAACTTCTTTGCAGCAGTCGGGACAAGGGCAACAGCCAGGACAATGGCAACAACCAGGACAAGGACAACCAGGGTACTACCCAACTTCTTCGTTGCAGCCAGGACAAGGGCAACAAGGGTACTACCCAACTTCTCAGCAGCAAGCAGGACAAGGGCCGCAACCAGGACAATGGCAACAATCAGGACAAGGGCAACAAGGGTACTACCCAACTTCTCCGCAGCAGTCAGGACAAGGGCAACAGCCAGGACAATGGCTGCAATTAGGGTACTACCTAACTTCTCCGCAGCAGTTAGGACAAGGGCAACAGCCAAGACAATGGCTGCAACCAAGACAAGGGCAACAAGGATACTACCCAACTTCTCCGCAACAGTCAAGACAAGGGCAACAATTAGGACAAGTGCAACAAGGATACTACCCAACTTCTCCGCAGCAGTCAGGACAAGGGCAACAAGGCTACGACAGCCCATACCATGTTAGCGCGGAGCACCAGGCGGCCAGCCTAAAGGTGGCAAAGGCACAGCAGCTCGCGGCACAGCTGCCGGCAATGTGCCGGCTAGAGGGCGGCGACGCATTGTTGGCCAGCCAGTGA
- the LOC125523624 gene encoding glutenin, high molecular weight subunit PW212-like isoform X5, with the protein MTKRLVLFAAVVVALVALTASEGEASGQLQCERELQEHSLKTCRQVVDQQLRDVSPECQPVVVGPVARQYEQQVVVPPKGGSFYPGETTPPQQLQQSILWGIPALLRRYYLNVTSPQQVSYYPGQASSQRPGQGQQPGQGQQEYYLTSPQQSGQWQQPGQGQSGYYPTSPQQSGQEQPGYYPTSPWQPGQLQQPTQGQQRQQPGQGQQLRQGQQGQQSGQGQPRYYPTSSQQPGQLQQLGQGQQGQQPERGQQGQQSGQGQQLGQGQQGQQPGQKQQSGQGQQGYYPISPQQLGQGQQSGQGQLGYYPTSPQQSGQGQSGYYPTSAQQAGQLQQSAQEQQLGQEQQDQQPGQGRQGQQSGQRQQDQQSEQGQQPGQRQPGYYSTSPQQLGQGQPRYYPTSPQQPGQEQQPRQLQQPEQGQQGQQPGQGQPGYYPTSPQQSGQGQPGYYPTSPQQIGQGQQLGQLQQPTQGQQGQQSGQGQQGQQPGQGQQGQQPGQGQQGQQPGQGQQPGQGQPGYYPTSLQQSGQGQQPGQWQQPGQGQPGYYPTSSLQPGQGQQGYYPTSQQQAGQGPQPGQWQQSGQGQQGYYPTSPQQSGQGQQPGQWLQLGYYLTSPQQLGQGQQPRQWLQPRQGQQGYYPTSPQQSRQGQQLGQVQQGYYPTSPQQSGQGQQGYDSPYHVSAEHQAASLKVAKAQQLAAQLPAMCRLEGGDALLASQ; encoded by the exons ATGACTAAGCGGTTGGTTCTTTTTGCGGCGGTAGTCGTCGCCCTCGTGGCTCTCACCGCTTCTGAAGGTGAAGCCTCTGGGCAACTACAGTGTGAGCGCGagctccaggagcactcgctTAAGACATGCCGACAGGTCGTAGACCAGCAGCTCCGAGACGTCAGCCCCGAGTGCCAACCCGTCGTCGTCGGCCCGGTCGCGAGACAATACGAGCAGCAAGTCGTGGTGCCGCCCAAGGGTGGATCTTTCTACCCCGGCGAGACCACGCCACCACAGCAACTCCAACAAAGTATACTTTGGGGAATACCTGCACTACTAAGAAGGTATTACCTAAATGTAACTTCTCCGCAACAGGTTTCATACTATCCAGGCCAAGCTTCTTCGCAACGGCCAGGACAAGGTCAGCAGCCAGGACAAGGACAACAAGAATACTACCTAACTTCTCCGCAACAGTCAGGACAATGGCAACAACCGGGACAAGGGCAATCAGGGTACTACCCAACTTCTCCGCAGCAGTCAGGACAAGAGCAACCAGGGTACTATCCAACTTCTCCATGGCAGCCAGGACAATTGCAACAACCAACACAAGGGCAACAAAGACAGCAACCAGGACAAGGGCAGCAACTAAGACAAGGACAACAAGGTCAGCAGTCAGGACAAGGGCAACCAAGATACTATCCAACTTCTTCGCAGCAGCCAGGACAATTGCAACAACTAGGACAAGGCCAACAAGGGCAGCAACCAGAACGAGGGCAACAAGGCCAACAGTCAGGACAAGGGCAACAACTAGGACAAGGGCAACAAGGTCAGCAGCCAGGACAAAAGCAACAATCAGGACAAGGACAACAAGGGTACTACCCAATTTCTCCGCAACAGTTAGGACAAGGGCAACAGTCAGGACAAGGGCAACTAGGGTACTACCCAACTTCTCCGCAGCAGTCAGGACAAGGACAATCAGGATACTACCCAACTTCTGCGCAGCAGGCAGGACAATTGCAACAATCAGCACAAGAGCAGCAATTAGGACAAGAGCAACAAGATCAGCAACCAGGACAAGGGCGACAAGGTCAACAGTCAGGACAAAGGCAACAAGATCAGCAGTCAGAACAAGGACAGCAACCGGGACAAAGGCAGCCAGGGTACTACTCAACTTCTCCGCAACAATTAGGACAAGGGCAACCAAGGTACTACCCAACTTCTCCGCAGCAGCCAGGACAAGAGCAGCAGCCAAGACAATTGCAACAACCAGAACAAGGGCAACAAG GGCAGCAACCGGGACAAGGGCAGCCAGGGTACTACCCAACTTCTCCGCAGCAGTCAG GACAAGGGCAACCAGGGTACTACCCAACTTCTCCACAACAGATAGGACAAGGGCAGCAGTTAGGACAATTGCAACAACCAACACAAGGGCAACAAGGGCAGCAATCAGGACAAGGGCAACAAGGTCAACAGCCAGGACAAGGGCAACAAGGTCAGCAGCCAGGACAAGGGCAACAAGGTCAGCAGCCAGGACAAGGGCAGCAACCAGGACAAGGGCAGCCAGGGTACTACCCAACTTCTTTGCAGCAGTCGGGACAAGGGCAACAGCCAGGACAATGGCAACAACCAGGACAAGGACAACCAGGGTACTACCCAACTTCTTCGTTGCAGCCAGGACAAGGGCAACAAGGGTACTACCCAACTTCTCAGCAGCAAGCAGGACAAGGGCCGCAACCAGGACAATGGCAACAATCAGGACAAGGGCAACAAGGGTACTACCCAACTTCTCCGCAGCAGTCAGGACAAGGGCAACAGCCAGGACAATGGCTGCAATTAGGGTACTACCTAACTTCTCCGCAGCAGTTAGGACAAGGGCAACAGCCAAGACAATGGCTGCAACCAAGACAAGGGCAACAAGGATACTACCCAACTTCTCCGCAACAGTCAAGACAAGGGCAACAATTAGGACAAGTGCAACAAGGATACTACCCAACTTCTCCGCAGCAGTCAGGACAAGGGCAACAAGGCTACGACAGCCCATACCATGTTAGCGCGGAGCACCAGGCGGCCAGCCTAAAGGTGGCAAAGGCACAGCAGCTCGCGGCACAGCTGCCGGCAATGTGCCGGCTAGAGGGCGGCGACGCATTGTTGGCCAGCCAGTGA
- the LOC125523624 gene encoding glutenin, high molecular weight subunit PW212-like isoform X3, which translates to MTKRLVLFAAVVVALVALTASEGEASGQLQCERELQEHSLKTCRQVVDQQLRDVSPECQPVVVGPVARQYEQQVVVPPKGGSFYPGETTPPQQLQQSILWGIPALLRRYYLNVTSPQQVSYYPGQASSQRPGQGQQPGQGQQEYYLTSPQQSGQWQQPGQGQSGYYPTSPQQSGQEQPGYYPTSPWQPGQLQQPTQGQQRQQPGQGQQLRQGQQGQQSGQGQPRYYPTSSQQPGQLQQLGQGQQGQQPERGQQGQQSGQGQQLGQGQQGQQPGQKQQSGQGQQGYYPISPQQLGQGQQSGQGQLGYYPTSPQQSGQGQSGYYPTSAQQAGQLQQSAQEQQLGQEQQDQQPGQGRQGQQSGQRQQDQQSEQGQQPGQRQPGYYSTSPQQLGQGQPRYYPTSPQQPGQEQQPRQLQQPEQGQQGQQPEQGQQGQQQGQGEQGQQPGQGQQGQQPGQGQPGYYPTSPQQSGQGQQLGQWQQSGQGQPGHYLTSPLQPGQGQPGYYPTSPQQIGQGQQLGQLQQPTQGQQGQQSGQGQQGQQPGQGQQGQQPGQGQQGQQPGQGQQPGQGQPGYYPTSLQQSGQGQQPGQWQQPGQGQPGYYPTSSLQPGQGQQGYYPTSQQQAGQGPQPGQWQQSGQGQQGYYPTSPQQSGQGQQPGQWLQLGYYLTSPQQLGQGQQPRQWLQPRQGQQGYYPTSPQQSRQGQQLGQVQQGYYPTSPQQSGQGQQGYDSPYHVSAEHQAASLKVAKAQQLAAQLPAMCRLEGGDALLASQ; encoded by the exons ATGACTAAGCGGTTGGTTCTTTTTGCGGCGGTAGTCGTCGCCCTCGTGGCTCTCACCGCTTCTGAAGGTGAAGCCTCTGGGCAACTACAGTGTGAGCGCGagctccaggagcactcgctTAAGACATGCCGACAGGTCGTAGACCAGCAGCTCCGAGACGTCAGCCCCGAGTGCCAACCCGTCGTCGTCGGCCCGGTCGCGAGACAATACGAGCAGCAAGTCGTGGTGCCGCCCAAGGGTGGATCTTTCTACCCCGGCGAGACCACGCCACCACAGCAACTCCAACAAAGTATACTTTGGGGAATACCTGCACTACTAAGAAGGTATTACCTAAATGTAACTTCTCCGCAACAGGTTTCATACTATCCAGGCCAAGCTTCTTCGCAACGGCCAGGACAAGGTCAGCAGCCAGGACAAGGACAACAAGAATACTACCTAACTTCTCCGCAACAGTCAGGACAATGGCAACAACCGGGACAAGGGCAATCAGGGTACTACCCAACTTCTCCGCAGCAGTCAGGACAAGAGCAACCAGGGTACTATCCAACTTCTCCATGGCAGCCAGGACAATTGCAACAACCAACACAAGGGCAACAAAGACAGCAACCAGGACAAGGGCAGCAACTAAGACAAGGACAACAAGGTCAGCAGTCAGGACAAGGGCAACCAAGATACTATCCAACTTCTTCGCAGCAGCCAGGACAATTGCAACAACTAGGACAAGGCCAACAAGGGCAGCAACCAGAACGAGGGCAACAAGGCCAACAGTCAGGACAAGGGCAACAACTAGGACAAGGGCAACAAGGTCAGCAGCCAGGACAAAAGCAACAATCAGGACAAGGACAACAAGGGTACTACCCAATTTCTCCGCAACAGTTAGGACAAGGGCAACAGTCAGGACAAGGGCAACTAGGGTACTACCCAACTTCTCCGCAGCAGTCAGGACAAGGACAATCAGGATACTACCCAACTTCTGCGCAGCAGGCAGGACAATTGCAACAATCAGCACAAGAGCAGCAATTAGGACAAGAGCAACAAGATCAGCAACCAGGACAAGGGCGACAAGGTCAACAGTCAGGACAAAGGCAACAAGATCAGCAGTCAGAACAAGGACAGCAACCGGGACAAAGGCAGCCAGGGTACTACTCAACTTCTCCGCAACAATTAGGACAAGGGCAACCAAGGTACTACCCAACTTCTCCGCAGCAGCCAGGACAAGAGCAGCAGCCAAGACAATTGCAACAACCAGAACAAGGGCAACAAGGTCAGCAGCCAGAACAAGGGCAGCAAGGTCAGCAGCAAGGACAAGGGGAGCAAGGTCAGCAGCCAGGACAAGGGCAACAAGGGCAGCAACCGGGACAAGGGCAGCCAGGGTACTACCCAACTTCTCCGCAGCAGTCAGGACAAGGGCAAC AGCTAGGACAATGGCAACAGTCAGGACAGGGGCAACCAGGGCACTACCTAACTTCTCCGTTGCAGCCAGGACAAGGGCAACCAGGGTACTACCCAACTTCTCCACAACAGATAGGACAAGGGCAGCAGTTAGGACAATTGCAACAACCAACACAAGGGCAACAAGGGCAGCAATCAGGACAAGGGCAACAAGGTCAACAGCCAGGACAAGGGCAACAAGGTCAGCAGCCAGGACAAGGGCAACAAGGTCAGCAGCCAGGACAAGGGCAGCAACCAGGACAAGGGCAGCCAGGGTACTACCCAACTTCTTTGCAGCAGTCGGGACAAGGGCAACAGCCAGGACAATGGCAACAACCAGGACAAGGACAACCAGGGTACTACCCAACTTCTTCGTTGCAGCCAGGACAAGGGCAACAAGGGTACTACCCAACTTCTCAGCAGCAAGCAGGACAAGGGCCGCAACCAGGACAATGGCAACAATCAGGACAAGGGCAACAAGGGTACTACCCAACTTCTCCGCAGCAGTCAGGACAAGGGCAACAGCCAGGACAATGGCTGCAATTAGGGTACTACCTAACTTCTCCGCAGCAGTTAGGACAAGGGCAACAGCCAAGACAATGGCTGCAACCAAGACAAGGGCAACAAGGATACTACCCAACTTCTCCGCAACAGTCAAGACAAGGGCAACAATTAGGACAAGTGCAACAAGGATACTACCCAACTTCTCCGCAGCAGTCAGGACAAGGGCAACAAGGCTACGACAGCCCATACCATGTTAGCGCGGAGCACCAGGCGGCCAGCCTAAAGGTGGCAAAGGCACAGCAGCTCGCGGCACAGCTGCCGGCAATGTGCCGGCTAGAGGGCGGCGACGCATTGTTGGCCAGCCAGTGA
- the LOC125523624 gene encoding glutenin, high molecular weight subunit PW212-like isoform X1, whose amino-acid sequence MTKRLVLFAAVVVALVALTASEGEASGQLQCERELQEHSLKTCRQVVDQQLRDVSPECQPVVVGPVARQYEQQVVVPPKGGSFYPGETTPPQQLQQSILWGIPALLRRYYLNVTSPQQVSYYPGQASSQRPGQGQQPGQGQQEYYLTSPQQSGQWQQPGQGQSGYYPTSPQQSGQEQPGYYPTSPWQPGQLQQPTQGQQRQQPGQGQQLRQGQQGQQSGQGQPRYYPTSSQQPGQLQQLGQGQQGQQPERGQQGQQSGQGQQLGQGQQGQQPGQKQQSGQGQQGYYPISPQQLGQGQQSGQGQLGYYPTSPQQSGQGQSGYYPTSAQQAGQLQQSAQEQQLGQEQQDQQPGQGRQGQQSGQRQQDQQSEQGQQPGQRQPGYYSTSPQQLGQGQPRYYPTSPQQPGQEQQPRQLQQPEQGQQGQQPEQGQQGQQQGQGEQGQQPGQGQQGQQPGQGQPGYYPTSPQQSGQGQPGYYPTSPQQSGQLQQPAQGQQPGQEQQGQQPGQGQQGQQPGQGQQPGQGQPGYYPTSPQQSGQGQQLGQWQQSGQGQPGHYLTSPLQPGQGQPGYYPTSPQQIGQGQQLGQLQQPTQGQQGQQSGQGQQGQQPGQGQQGQQPGQGQQGQQPGQGQQPGQGQPGYYPTSLQQSGQGQQPGQWQQPGQGQPGYYPTSSLQPGQGQQGYYPTSQQQAGQGPQPGQWQQSGQGQQGYYPTSPQQSGQGQQPGQWLQLGYYLTSPQQLGQGQQPRQWLQPRQGQQGYYPTSPQQSRQGQQLGQVQQGYYPTSPQQSGQGQQGYDSPYHVSAEHQAASLKVAKAQQLAAQLPAMCRLEGGDALLASQ is encoded by the coding sequence ATGACTAAGCGGTTGGTTCTTTTTGCGGCGGTAGTCGTCGCCCTCGTGGCTCTCACCGCTTCTGAAGGTGAAGCCTCTGGGCAACTACAGTGTGAGCGCGagctccaggagcactcgctTAAGACATGCCGACAGGTCGTAGACCAGCAGCTCCGAGACGTCAGCCCCGAGTGCCAACCCGTCGTCGTCGGCCCGGTCGCGAGACAATACGAGCAGCAAGTCGTGGTGCCGCCCAAGGGTGGATCTTTCTACCCCGGCGAGACCACGCCACCACAGCAACTCCAACAAAGTATACTTTGGGGAATACCTGCACTACTAAGAAGGTATTACCTAAATGTAACTTCTCCGCAACAGGTTTCATACTATCCAGGCCAAGCTTCTTCGCAACGGCCAGGACAAGGTCAGCAGCCAGGACAAGGACAACAAGAATACTACCTAACTTCTCCGCAACAGTCAGGACAATGGCAACAACCGGGACAAGGGCAATCAGGGTACTACCCAACTTCTCCGCAGCAGTCAGGACAAGAGCAACCAGGGTACTATCCAACTTCTCCATGGCAGCCAGGACAATTGCAACAACCAACACAAGGGCAACAAAGACAGCAACCAGGACAAGGGCAGCAACTAAGACAAGGACAACAAGGTCAGCAGTCAGGACAAGGGCAACCAAGATACTATCCAACTTCTTCGCAGCAGCCAGGACAATTGCAACAACTAGGACAAGGCCAACAAGGGCAGCAACCAGAACGAGGGCAACAAGGCCAACAGTCAGGACAAGGGCAACAACTAGGACAAGGGCAACAAGGTCAGCAGCCAGGACAAAAGCAACAATCAGGACAAGGACAACAAGGGTACTACCCAATTTCTCCGCAACAGTTAGGACAAGGGCAACAGTCAGGACAAGGGCAACTAGGGTACTACCCAACTTCTCCGCAGCAGTCAGGACAAGGACAATCAGGATACTACCCAACTTCTGCGCAGCAGGCAGGACAATTGCAACAATCAGCACAAGAGCAGCAATTAGGACAAGAGCAACAAGATCAGCAACCAGGACAAGGGCGACAAGGTCAACAGTCAGGACAAAGGCAACAAGATCAGCAGTCAGAACAAGGACAGCAACCGGGACAAAGGCAGCCAGGGTACTACTCAACTTCTCCGCAACAATTAGGACAAGGGCAACCAAGGTACTACCCAACTTCTCCGCAGCAGCCAGGACAAGAGCAGCAGCCAAGACAATTGCAACAACCAGAACAAGGGCAACAAGGTCAGCAGCCAGAACAAGGGCAGCAAGGTCAGCAGCAAGGACAAGGGGAGCAAGGTCAGCAGCCAGGACAAGGGCAACAAGGGCAGCAACCGGGACAAGGGCAGCCAGGGTACTACCCAACTTCTCCGCAGCAGTCAGGACAAGGGCAACCAGGGTACTACCCAACTTCTCCACAGCAGTCAGGACAATTGCAACAACCAGCACAAGGGCAGCAACCAGGACAAGAGCAACAAGGTCAACAGCCAGGACAAGGGCAACAAGGTCAACAGCCAGGACAAGGGCAGCAACCGGGACAAGGGCAGCCAGGGTACTACCCAACTTCTCCGCAGCAGTCAGGACAAGGGCAACAGCTAGGACAATGGCAACAGTCAGGACAGGGGCAACCAGGGCACTACCTAACTTCTCCGTTGCAGCCAGGACAAGGGCAACCAGGGTACTACCCAACTTCTCCACAACAGATAGGACAAGGGCAGCAGTTAGGACAATTGCAACAACCAACACAAGGGCAACAAGGGCAGCAATCAGGACAAGGGCAACAAGGTCAACAGCCAGGACAAGGGCAACAAGGTCAGCAGCCAGGACAAGGGCAACAAGGTCAGCAGCCAGGACAAGGGCAGCAACCAGGACAAGGGCAGCCAGGGTACTACCCAACTTCTTTGCAGCAGTCGGGACAAGGGCAACAGCCAGGACAATGGCAACAACCAGGACAAGGACAACCAGGGTACTACCCAACTTCTTCGTTGCAGCCAGGACAAGGGCAACAAGGGTACTACCCAACTTCTCAGCAGCAAGCAGGACAAGGGCCGCAACCAGGACAATGGCAACAATCAGGACAAGGGCAACAAGGGTACTACCCAACTTCTCCGCAGCAGTCAGGACAAGGGCAACAGCCAGGACAATGGCTGCAATTAGGGTACTACCTAACTTCTCCGCAGCAGTTAGGACAAGGGCAACAGCCAAGACAATGGCTGCAACCAAGACAAGGGCAACAAGGATACTACCCAACTTCTCCGCAACAGTCAAGACAAGGGCAACAATTAGGACAAGTGCAACAAGGATACTACCCAACTTCTCCGCAGCAGTCAGGACAAGGGCAACAAGGCTACGACAGCCCATACCATGTTAGCGCGGAGCACCAGGCGGCCAGCCTAAAGGTGGCAAAGGCACAGCAGCTCGCGGCACAGCTGCCGGCAATGTGCCGGCTAGAGGGCGGCGACGCATTGTTGGCCAGCCAGTGA